AGATCCGCATCGACGTGGTGGCCGAGCTATATGCCCATGTCGGCCGCACCGAAGACGACCTGCTGACGGCCAGCCGCAGCCTGGGCGAGAAGACTTTCGATGCCGAGAAAGTGCGCAATCTTCTCGAAGCCAAGGTGATCGGCGCCATTCGCAGCTATGCAGCCACCAAGACGCTCAGCGAATTGCACGAAAACCGCGACGTCTTCGCCCAGCAGATCAAGGAAACCGTGATCCAAAGCTTCAAGTCCAACGGGCTGGTTTTGGAGGAAGTGACGGTCGTCACCCTGGAGCAAACCGGCAAGGAATACTTCAAATCCGACAACGTCTTCGATGCCGAGGGCCTGAAGATCATCACCGACATCACCTCGGATGCGCGGCGCAAGGTCCACGACACCGAAAAACGCACCACCGTGGCTATCCGCCAGAAGGACCTGGACACCCAACTAGAGCTCTTGGAGATCGAGCGCCAGGAGGCCTTCGCCCGGGCCGGACAGGACAAGGCGGTGTCCAACGAACAGGCGCTGCAGTTGGGCGAAAAACAGATCTACATGCTGGACCAGCGCAAATCCGTCGAAGAAAAGGAAATACAGAACGAGGTCGAGCTCGAGGGTATGCGCACCGACCGCGATATCGCCATCACCGAGGAGGCACGCAAGCGGGAATCGTCGGACATCGAGAAGACGCTGAAGCTGGAGCAGGAGCGGCGCGACAAGGAAATCAAACTGATCGCCAAGGCGCGGGAGGAAGAGCTCGCCAACATCCAGCGCAATCTGGCGCTCGAGAAGGCCGAAAAGGAACGCCAGATCGAACTGATCGGCAAGACCGAGCAACAAGAAGTCGCCGAGGTCAACCGCCAGCTCTCCCGCGAAAGCGCCGAGCGCGATCGTGACATAGAACTCATCACCAAGGAACGCGAACGCCAGCAGGCCGACATCCAGCGCTTGACCCAGGTCACCGAGGCCGAAGAGGCGGCGCGCAACGAACGCCACGCCGCGGCCGAGGCGACCATCATTTCGATGCGCCAGCGCAGCCTGGAGACCAAGCTTGCCACCCTCGACCTCGACAAGGACGAGGCCTTTGCCGCGGCCCAGCAAGAACAAGAAGTGTCCAACGAAAAGGCCCGGGTGCTAAGCGAGAAGCAGCGCTTCATCCTGGAACGCCGCTGGGAGGTGGAAGAGGAGGAGATCAACAAGGATCTCTCCGTCGAGAAGGCCCGTATCCAGAAGGACGCTTCGGTCATCGATCAGACCAAGCAGCGCGAGGCCGCCGAGATCCGCCGGCAATTGGCCCGAGAGCAGGAGGAGCGCGATCGCGAGATCGCCCTGGTGGCCAAGGCGGAGGAGCTCGAGCGGGCCGAGATCAAGCGCCGTCTGGCGCACCAACAGGAGGACCGCGACCGCGAGATCGCCGTCGTGGCCAAGGACGAGGAACTAAGGCGTGCCGAGATCCAGCAGACGCTGAATGTCGAGCTGGCCGAACGCGACCGGCAGATCTCGTTGATCGCCAAGGAGAAGGACCGCGAAACCGCCGACATCCGGCGCTTCCTGGCACGCGAGACGGAGGAGCGCGATCGCGAGGTGGCGCTGGTCAAGAAGACGCAGGAGCTCGAGGCGGTCGAGGTCAAGCGGCTGCAGACCACGGCGGAGCGCGAAAAGGCCGAGCACCAGGCCGAATCGGTGCGCGTGGTGGCCGATGCCGAGCGCGGCAAGGAGGTCGAGCGCATTGTTGCCCAGCAGGCCGCCGAGACCCGGCGCATCGAGGAGGAGAACAAGGCCGACATCACGCGCATGCACATGGTGACCCAGGCCGAGGCCCGCAAACTCTCGGCCGCCGAGGAGGCCAGCGCCACCACCATCCGCGCCAAGGCCACCTCGGATGCCCAGAAGATCTCGGCCGAGGGGATAGAGCGCGAGGCCGGCGCCCGGGGCCGGGCCGAGATGCACATCGAGACGCTGCGGGTGGAAAACACCCAGCGCCTCTTCAAGGCCGAGGCCAGCGGCATCGAAGCCAAGGCCGACGCCCTCAAGAAGTACAACGAGGCGGCCACCTTCCTGGAGTTGGCCAAGCTGCACATCGAGGCCGAGCGCGACATCCACATCGACCAGGCCAAGGCCATGGGCAGCGCCCTTTCGGGCGCCCAGATCCGCATGTATGGCGGCGGCGACGGTACCGTCGACACCATCCGCGGCATGTTCACCCAGGGTTTTGCCCTGGGCGAGATCCTCGAGGGCGTGGCCCAGTCGCTGCCCGAGGGCTTGCGCAGCCGTTTCTCCTCGAACGGCATCCGCGGCCTTTTCGGGCGGCCCTACAAGGAGGGCCAGTTCAAGGTCATGGTCGAGGACTTGACGCGCCTGGTGCGCCAGACCATGAGCACAGCCAAGGACCGTAACCTGCCCTTCACCCAGGCCGTGGCGCAACTCGAGGAGGCCGCTGGCGAGGATCAGGAACTGGGCCGCGCCATCGGCCTTCTCAAGGAGGCCAACGAAGCCGGCGTCTTCGACGAGGTGCCCTTCGAGAAGGTCTGGTCGCTGC
This sequence is a window from Alphaproteobacteria bacterium. Protein-coding genes within it:
- a CDS encoding SPFH domain-containing protein; protein product: MVEIGIALFISAIVVLAILYIISIWVYKRAPANMGFIRTGFLGTKVCLGRGAMVLPVFHEVSWISLETIKLIISRSRDQAVLTSDKIRIDVVAELYAHVGRTEDDLLTASRSLGEKTFDAEKVRNLLEAKVIGAIRSYAATKTLSELHENRDVFAQQIKETVIQSFKSNGLVLEEVTVVTLEQTGKEYFKSDNVFDAEGLKIITDITSDARRKVHDTEKRTTVAIRQKDLDTQLELLEIERQEAFARAGQDKAVSNEQALQLGEKQIYMLDQRKSVEEKEIQNEVELEGMRTDRDIAITEEARKRESSDIEKTLKLEQERRDKEIKLIAKAREEELANIQRNLALEKAEKERQIELIGKTEQQEVAEVNRQLSRESAERDRDIELITKERERQQADIQRLTQVTEAEEAARNERHAAAEATIISMRQRSLETKLATLDLDKDEAFAAAQQEQEVSNEKARVLSEKQRFILERRWEVEEEEINKDLSVEKARIQKDASVIDQTKQREAAEIRRQLAREQEERDREIALVAKAEELERAEIKRRLAHQQEDRDREIAVVAKDEELRRAEIQQTLNVELAERDRQISLIAKEKDRETADIRRFLARETEERDREVALVKKTQELEAVEVKRLQTTAEREKAEHQAESVRVVADAERGKEVERIVAQQAAETRRIEEENKADITRMHMVTQAEARKLSAAEEASATTIRAKATSDAQKISAEGIEREAGARGRAEMHIETLRVENTQRLFKAEASGIEAKADALKKYNEAATFLELAKLHIEAERDIHIDQAKAMGSALSGAQIRMYGGGDGTVDTIRGMFTQGFALGEILEGVAQSLPEGLRSRFSSNGIRGLFGRPYKEGQFKVMVEDLTRLVRQTMSTAKDRNLPFTQAVAQLEEAAGEDQELGRAIGLLKEANEAGVFDEVPFEKVWSLLLATAKAAD